In Arcobacter ellisii, a genomic segment contains:
- a CDS encoding biopolymer transporter ExbD, translating to MYDFNQKPDLNITPLVDIMLVLLAILMVTAPVIEFEEPITLPTGSRSQQTQDVQKIDIIITKDRIVTLNKNKVEIGNFADSFLQFVNGKDQNTPVYIRADKSLKYDDIIFVLKSVKEAGFFKVALVTDG from the coding sequence GTGTATGATTTTAATCAAAAACCAGATCTGAATATTACTCCTTTAGTAGATATTATGCTAGTATTACTAGCAATACTTATGGTAACTGCTCCAGTTATCGAATTTGAAGAGCCAATAACACTTCCAACAGGAAGTAGATCTCAACAAACACAAGATGTTCAAAAAATTGATATTATTATTACAAAAGATAGAATCGTAACATTAAATAAAAATAAAGTTGAAATAGGAAATTTTGCGGATAGTTTTTTACAATTCGTAAATGGTAAAGATCAAAATACACCCGTTTATATACGTGCAGATAAAAGTTTAAAATATGATGATATTATTTTTGTTTTAAAATCAGTAAAAGAGGCTGGTTTTTTCAAAGTGGCATTAGTAACAGATGGATAA
- a CDS encoding MotA/TolQ/ExbB proton channel family protein: MITTLLNYLANSSAITYIVLALLSIYIIITFWVFFYRRGILNTLINNEKKSLEALTSRETRFSPLSALNKCSNNITSKELLHACEINIMKDASSGLSWLAIISSTSPFIGLFGTVVGILESFAKFANQSKVAFSIIAPAISEALVATAAGILVAIFAYTFHQILTRKVYELNVFLKAQSQILIAKG; the protein is encoded by the coding sequence ATGATTACTACATTACTAAATTATTTGGCAAATAGTAGTGCTATAACTTATATAGTTTTAGCACTATTGTCAATATATATAATTATCACTTTTTGGGTTTTCTTTTATAGAAGAGGTATTCTTAATACACTAATTAACAACGAAAAAAAATCATTAGAAGCATTAACTTCAAGAGAAACAAGATTTTCACCATTATCCGCACTTAATAAATGCTCAAATAATATAACTTCAAAAGAGTTATTACATGCTTGTGAAATTAATATTATGAAAGATGCAAGTTCTGGTTTATCATGGTTGGCAATAATTTCTTCAACTTCTCCATTCATTGGTCTTTTTGGTACAGTTGTTGGTATATTAGAATCTTTTGCAAAATTTGCAAATCAGTCAAAAGTTGCGTTTTCAATAATTGCTCCAGCTATTAGTGAAGCGTTAGTTGCAACAGCAGCAGGTATATTAGTGGCAATTTTTGCCTATACTTTCCATCAAATTCTTACAAGAAAAGTTTATGAATTAAATGTTTTTCTTAAGGCACAATCGCAAATTTTAATTGCTAAAGGGTAA
- the atpC gene encoding ATP synthase F1 subunit epsilon gives MDTIRLSIVTPNGEIFNDDVKTVTLPGKEGEFGVLPGHSSLVSSLTVGVIVIEKANSTEAVAINWGHVKVDEKSVDVLADGAIALTAGKDSEIAKNIEAAKVLVNSVKDSNISLASVEAKINSFA, from the coding sequence ATGGATACAATTAGATTATCAATCGTTACACCTAATGGAGAAATATTTAATGATGATGTGAAAACTGTAACTCTTCCTGGAAAAGAGGGAGAGTTCGGTGTTCTACCAGGACATTCATCATTAGTTTCTTCATTAACTGTTGGTGTTATCGTTATTGAAAAAGCAAACTCTACTGAAGCTGTTGCTATTAACTGGGGACATGTTAAAGTAGATGAAAAATCAGTTGATGTATTAGCAGATGGAGCTATTGCATTAACAGCTGGAAAAGATTCTGAAATTGCTAAAAATATTGAGGCTGCAAAGGTATTAGTTAACTCTGTAAAAGATTCTAATATTTCTTTAGCATCAGTTGAAGCAAAAATTAACTCATTTGCATAA
- the atpD gene encoding F0F1 ATP synthase subunit beta, protein MKGKIIQVMGPVVDVEFDGYLPEINEAIEVVLADANKDRLVLEVAAHIGDSRVRTIAMDMTEGLIRGQECNATGGPIKVPVGEAVLGRIFNVIGDPIDEGDAIAADAPKWSIHRSAPSFEEQSTKTEMFETGIKVVDLLAPYSKGGKVGLFGGAGVGKTVIIMELIHNVAFKHSGYSVFAGVGERTREGNDLYHEMKDSNVLDKVALCYGQMSEPPGARNRIALTGLTMAEYFRDEKGLDVLMFIDNIFRFAQSGSEMSALLGRIPSAVGYQPTLASEMGKLQERITSTNKGSITSVQAVYVPADDLTDPAPASVFAHLDATTVLNRKIAEKGIYPAVDPLDSTSRILSADIIGLEHYDVARGVQSVLQKYKDLQDIIAILGMDELSEADKLVVARARKIERFLSQPFFVAEVFTGSPGKYVELKDTIAGFKGILDGKYDNIPEMAFYMVGGIDEVLAKAEKMK, encoded by the coding sequence ATGAAAGGTAAAATTATTCAGGTAATGGGTCCTGTTGTTGACGTAGAGTTCGACGGATACTTACCAGAAATTAACGAAGCTATTGAAGTTGTATTAGCTGATGCTAATAAAGATAGATTAGTATTAGAAGTTGCTGCTCACATTGGTGATAGTAGAGTTAGAACTATTGCAATGGACATGACAGAAGGTTTAATTAGAGGTCAAGAGTGTAACGCTACTGGTGGACCAATTAAAGTTCCTGTTGGTGAAGCAGTTTTAGGAAGAATTTTCAACGTTATTGGTGATCCAATTGACGAAGGTGACGCAATTGCTGCTGATGCACCAAAATGGTCAATTCACAGATCTGCTCCTTCATTTGAAGAGCAATCAACAAAAACTGAAATGTTCGAAACAGGTATCAAAGTTGTTGACCTTTTAGCTCCTTATTCAAAAGGGGGAAAAGTTGGACTATTCGGTGGTGCTGGAGTTGGAAAAACAGTTATTATTATGGAATTAATCCACAACGTTGCATTTAAACACTCTGGATACTCTGTATTTGCTGGTGTTGGTGAAAGAACAAGAGAAGGAAATGACCTTTACCATGAGATGAAAGACTCAAACGTTCTTGATAAAGTTGCATTATGCTACGGACAAATGAGTGAACCACCAGGTGCAAGAAATAGAATTGCATTAACAGGTCTTACAATGGCTGAGTACTTTAGAGATGAAAAAGGTCTAGACGTTTTAATGTTTATCGACAACATCTTTAGATTTGCACAATCAGGATCTGAAATGTCAGCATTATTAGGAAGAATTCCTTCAGCTGTTGGATACCAACCAACACTTGCTTCAGAAATGGGTAAATTACAAGAAAGAATTACTTCAACTAATAAAGGTTCTATTACTTCTGTTCAAGCTGTTTACGTACCAGCGGATGACTTAACTGACCCAGCTCCTGCTTCAGTTTTTGCTCACTTAGATGCTACAACAGTTTTAAATAGAAAAATTGCTGAAAAAGGTATTTATCCTGCAGTTGATCCACTAGATTCAACTTCAAGAATTTTAAGTGCTGATATCATCGGTTTAGAACATTATGATGTTGCAAGAGGTGTTCAATCTGTATTACAAAAATATAAAGATTTACAAGATATTATTGCAATTCTTGGTATGGATGAGTTATCAGAAGCTGACAAACTTGTAGTTGCAAGAGCTAGAAAAATCGAAAGATTCTTATCTCAACCATTCTTCGTTGCAGAAGTATTTACAGGATCTCCAGGTAAATATGTTGAATTAAAAGATACTATTGCTGGATTCAAAGGAATCTTAGATGGTAAATATGACAACATTCCTGAAATGGCATTCTATATGGTTGGTGGAATCGACGAGGTTCTAGCTAAAGCTGAGAAAATGAAATAA
- the atpG gene encoding ATP synthase F1 subunit gamma gives MANLKEIKLKIGSVKNTQKTTKAMKLVSSAKLTRTRQLSEQARSYAAKINDVLSDIAARVSTAHEGGNISRAFVSNDNPKTVDIVFVTADKGLCGGFNMSTIKTVSRLIAEYKSKGINVRLRAAGKKGVEYFTFQKFSLEQKVSDLSSAPDYDRAADFINAVVEDFRNEVTDKVVLVYNGFLNMLSQEIRVRELLPIGLDNIEAKKSDSMLEIEPDDDEEVLNELTDKYIDFNMYYALIDSLAAEHSARMQAMEAATKNAKEKVNSLTVEYNKARQAAITTELIEIISGVEALK, from the coding sequence ATGGCTAATTTAAAAGAGATAAAATTAAAAATAGGTAGTGTTAAAAATACTCAGAAGACAACAAAAGCTATGAAGCTAGTTTCTTCTGCTAAACTTACTAGAACTAGACAATTGTCAGAACAAGCTAGAAGTTATGCAGCGAAAATTAATGATGTTCTTTCTGATATTGCTGCTAGAGTGAGCACTGCTCATGAAGGTGGAAACATTAGTAGAGCTTTTGTTAGCAATGATAATCCAAAAACAGTTGATATTGTTTTTGTAACTGCTGATAAAGGTCTTTGCGGTGGATTTAATATGTCAACAATTAAAACTGTAAGTAGATTAATTGCTGAATATAAATCTAAAGGAATTAATGTAAGATTGAGAGCAGCTGGTAAAAAAGGTGTTGAATATTTTACATTCCAAAAGTTTAGTTTAGAACAAAAAGTAAGTGATTTAAGTTCTGCTCCTGATTATGATAGAGCTGCAGATTTTATAAATGCTGTTGTAGAAGATTTCAGAAATGAAGTTACTGATAAAGTAGTTTTAGTTTACAATGGATTTTTAAATATGCTATCTCAAGAAATTAGAGTTAGAGAATTATTACCAATTGGTTTAGACAATATTGAAGCTAAAAAAAGTGATTCAATGTTAGAAATTGAACCAGATGATGATGAAGAAGTATTAAATGAATTAACTGATAAATATATTGATTTCAATATGTATTATGCATTAATTGACTCTTTAGCTGCTGAGCATTCTGCAAGAATGCAAGCAATGGAAGCTGCAACTAAAAATGCAAAAGAAAAAGTTAATAGTTTAACTGTTGAATATAATAAAGCTAGACAAGCTGCAATTACAACTGAGCTGATAGAAATTATCAGTGGTGTTGAAGCATTAAAATAA
- the atpA gene encoding F0F1 ATP synthase subunit alpha, with product MGAKIQADEISSIIKERIDNFELSVDVNETGKIISYADGIAQVYGLKNVMAGELVEFENGERGLASNLEESSVGIVILGKGEGLREGTSCKRLGKLLETPVGDAMVGRVVNALGEPIDGKGPIAAAEHRFVEEKAPGIMARKSVHEPLTTGIKAIDALVPIGRGQRELIIGDRQTGKTTVAIDTILNQKGENVICIYVAIGQKASSVAAVVRTLEESGAMDYTIVVNAGAADSSALQFLAPYTGVTIGEYFRDNGKHALIVYDDLSKHAVAYREMSLILRRPPGREAYPGDVFYLHSRLLERAAKMSDEKGAGSMTALPIIETQAGDVAAYIPTNVISITDGQIFLETNLFNSGIRPAINVGLSVSRVGGAAQIKATKQVAGTLKLSLAQYRELEAFAQFASDLDEATRRELELGQRMVEVLKQGVNKPLVIEKQIVIIYAGTKGYLNDIAVKDVVRFENELHAFFEQKYSNILESIKTKQKLDDDNEAELKAALEEFKTVFNAK from the coding sequence ATGGGTGCAAAAATTCAAGCTGATGAAATCAGTTCTATAATAAAAGAAAGAATTGATAACTTTGAATTAAGTGTAGATGTAAATGAAACAGGTAAAATTATCTCTTATGCAGATGGTATTGCTCAAGTTTACGGATTAAAAAATGTTATGGCTGGGGAACTAGTTGAGTTTGAAAATGGTGAAAGAGGTCTTGCTTCAAATTTAGAAGAGTCTTCAGTTGGTATCGTTATCCTTGGAAAAGGTGAAGGTCTAAGAGAAGGTACATCTTGTAAAAGACTTGGAAAATTATTAGAAACACCAGTTGGTGATGCTATGGTTGGAAGAGTTGTAAATGCATTAGGTGAGCCAATTGATGGTAAAGGTCCTATTGCAGCAGCTGAACATAGATTTGTTGAAGAAAAAGCTCCTGGAATTATGGCTAGAAAATCTGTACATGAGCCATTAACAACTGGTATTAAAGCAATTGATGCATTAGTTCCAATTGGAAGAGGGCAAAGAGAGCTTATCATTGGTGATAGACAAACTGGTAAAACTACAGTTGCAATCGATACAATTTTAAATCAAAAAGGTGAAAACGTTATTTGTATTTATGTTGCTATTGGACAAAAAGCATCTTCAGTTGCTGCAGTTGTAAGAACTTTAGAAGAGTCTGGTGCAATGGATTACACAATTGTTGTTAATGCTGGTGCTGCTGATTCATCTGCATTACAATTCTTAGCTCCATATACAGGTGTTACAATTGGTGAATACTTCAGAGATAATGGTAAACATGCATTAATCGTTTATGATGATTTATCAAAACATGCAGTTGCATATAGAGAAATGTCATTAATTTTAAGAAGACCTCCAGGAAGAGAAGCTTACCCAGGAGATGTATTCTATCTACACTCAAGATTATTAGAAAGAGCTGCAAAAATGTCAGATGAAAAAGGTGCTGGTTCTATGACTGCGTTACCTATCATTGAAACACAAGCTGGAGACGTTGCTGCATATATTCCAACAAACGTAATTTCTATTACTGATGGACAAATTTTCTTAGAAACTAATTTATTTAACTCAGGTATTAGACCTGCAATTAATGTTGGTTTATCTGTTTCTAGGGTTGGAGGAGCTGCTCAAATTAAAGCTACTAAACAAGTTGCAGGTACTTTAAAATTATCTTTAGCACAATATAGAGAGCTTGAAGCGTTTGCTCAATTTGCATCAGATTTAGATGAAGCAACAAGAAGAGAATTAGAACTTGGTCAAAGAATGGTTGAAGTTTTAAAACAAGGTGTTAATAAACCACTTGTTATTGAAAAACAAATCGTTATTATTTATGCAGGTACTAAAGGTTATTTAAATGATATCGCAGTTAAAGATGTTGTAAGATTTGAAAATGAATTACATGCATTCTTTGAGCAAAAATATTCAAATATTTTAGAATCAATCAAAACTAAACAAAAATTAGATGATGATAATGAAGCTGAATTAAAAGCTGCATTAGAAGAGTTCAAAACTGTATTTAATGCAAAATAA
- a CDS encoding F0F1 ATP synthase subunit delta, which yields MKDLVAKRYVKALIDGRDSLTINTISDKLNEISTAFADEKFNSIISSPEISSTVKVNLVTSFVDGIDNALSNFIKILGEKRRLTLLPYIAAELSAQLAKNNNSYVGVVYTNQELSSDYVSSIEEQFSKKFDVKLSLSQNVCDYDGIKVDIDGLGVEISFSKDRLKSQLIDHILKAV from the coding sequence ATGAAAGATTTAGTAGCAAAAAGATATGTAAAAGCTTTAATTGATGGTAGAGATAGCCTTACTATAAATACTATTAGTGATAAGTTAAATGAAATTTCAACAGCATTTGCTGATGAAAAATTTAATTCTATTATTTCTTCACCAGAAATTTCATCAACTGTAAAAGTTAATTTAGTAACTTCGTTTGTTGATGGTATAGATAATGCTTTAAGCAATTTTATTAAAATTTTAGGTGAAAAAAGAAGATTAACTTTATTACCATATATTGCAGCAGAGTTAAGTGCTCAACTTGCAAAAAATAATAATAGTTATGTAGGTGTTGTTTATACTAATCAGGAATTATCAAGCGATTATGTATCTTCAATAGAAGAACAATTTAGTAAAAAATTTGATGTTAAATTATCATTATCGCAAAATGTTTGTGACTATGATGGTATTAAAGTAGATATTGACGGACTTGGGGTTGAAATATCTTTTTCAAAAGATAGATTAAAATCACAGTTAATTGATCATATTTTAAAAGCAGTTTAG
- a CDS encoding F0F1 ATP synthase subunit B: protein MKRILLLGLALAPVALFASEGAVETDIVQRTVNFIIFAGILWYLLADKIKAFFANRTLSIQAELDKVQETLKASQDKVSDAQKKLEEAKKLATEIIEGAKADIDSVKQKVATAVDADIANLNKNLDEMMKVETSKAKRKVVTEVLEELLSSENIQLTQSELANIVLKKVA from the coding sequence ATGAAAAGAATTTTATTACTTGGGTTAGCTTTAGCTCCTGTTGCATTATTTGCAAGCGAAGGTGCGGTAGAAACTGATATAGTACAAAGAACCGTTAACTTTATTATATTTGCTGGAATTTTATGGTATTTACTTGCTGATAAAATTAAAGCATTTTTTGCCAATAGAACTTTATCTATTCAAGCAGAACTTGACAAAGTTCAAGAGACTTTAAAAGCTTCTCAAGATAAAGTTTCAGATGCACAAAAAAAACTTGAAGAAGCAAAAAAACTTGCTACTGAAATTATTGAAGGTGCAAAAGCTGATATTGATTCAGTTAAACAAAAAGTTGCAACTGCTGTTGATGCAGATATCGCTAATCTAAATAAAAATTTAGATGAAATGATGAAAGTAGAAACATCAAAAGCTAAAAGAAAAGTTGTTACTGAGGTTCTTGAAGAGCTATTAAGTTCTGAAAATATTCAATTAACTCAAAGTGAGTTAGCAAATATTGTTCTTAAGAAGGTAGCGTAA
- a CDS encoding F0F1 ATP synthase subunit B': MLDISPVLLLSSGIIFLLVVARLNSCLFKPLLKHMDDRTASIKKDLEDAKSNGADVDGLLAEANEIISKAKKEAAAIREQAYKEAKDSADAKLASAKSNLEAKSAEFAKNLQDETKALRDSLVSSMPQFNESLKAKLSSI, translated from the coding sequence ATGTTAGACATAAGTCCTGTATTATTGCTTAGCTCTGGTATCATCTTTCTTTTAGTTGTTGCTAGACTAAACAGTTGTCTTTTCAAGCCATTATTAAAGCACATGGATGATAGAACAGCTTCTATAAAAAAAGATTTAGAAGATGCGAAATCAAATGGTGCTGATGTTGATGGTTTATTAGCAGAAGCAAATGAAATCATTTCTAAAGCTAAAAAAGAAGCAGCTGCAATTAGAGAACAAGCTTATAAGGAAGCAAAGGATAGTGCTGATGCAAAACTTGCAAGTGCTAAATCTAATTTAGAAGCAAAATCTGCGGAGTTTGCTAAAAACTTACAAGATGAGACTAAAGCTCTAAGAGATTCTTTAGTATCTTCAATGCCTCAATTTAATGAGAGCCTAAAAGCTAAGCTTAGCTCTATTTAA
- a CDS encoding ParB/RepB/Spo0J family partition protein: MALGRGLGELLGEVESAYENSTGNNKSGVRKLDVSLIKANPNQPRKIFDEEKLSELSESIKEHGLLQPIVVVENEDNSYTLIAGERRLRAHKLAKIDQIKAIIVDADELKLRELALIENIQRDDLNIIELAYCYAQLLNEHNITHEELSKKVFKSRTSITNTLRLLQLNSYVQQFLATDKISAGHAKVMLGLSSDEQKMVADSIVGQKLSVRETEKLVKELKEKNSDKPKKEKSSVDYNVAPLKNLMTKLQENNLKVKVEKNYFKIEFNSQEEIDKISSYFNIQL, from the coding sequence ATGGCATTAGGAAGAGGATTAGGGGAATTATTAGGTGAAGTTGAATCTGCTTATGAAAATTCAACAGGAAATAATAAATCGGGTGTAAGAAAACTAGATGTTTCGTTAATTAAAGCTAATCCTAATCAACCAAGAAAAATATTTGATGAAGAAAAATTAAGTGAATTAAGTGAATCAATTAAAGAACATGGATTATTGCAACCAATAGTTGTAGTAGAAAATGAAGATAATAGTTACACTTTAATTGCAGGAGAGAGAAGATTAAGAGCTCATAAACTTGCAAAAATTGATCAAATAAAAGCAATTATTGTTGATGCTGACGAATTAAAATTAAGAGAATTAGCTTTAATTGAAAATATTCAAAGAGATGACTTAAATATTATTGAATTAGCATACTGTTACGCACAGTTACTAAATGAACATAACATTACTCATGAAGAGCTATCAAAAAAAGTGTTTAAAAGTAGAACTTCTATTACAAATACATTAAGACTGTTACAATTAAACTCATATGTACAACAATTTTTAGCAACGGACAAAATTAGTGCAGGACATGCAAAAGTTATGCTTGGATTAAGTTCTGATGAACAAAAAATGGTTGCTGATTCAATTGTTGGTCAAAAACTTTCAGTTAGAGAAACAGAAAAATTAGTTAAAGAATTGAAAGAAAAAAATAGCGATAAACCTAAAAAAGAGAAGAGTTCTGTTGATTATAACGTAGCTCCTTTAAAAAATCTAATGACGAAATTACAAGAGAATAATCTGAAAGTTAAAGTAGAAAAAAACTATTTTAAAATTGAATTTAATTCTCAAGAAGAAATCGACAAAATATCTAGTTACTTTAATATACAATTGTAA
- a CDS encoding ParA family protein, whose product MTEIISIANQKGGVGKTTTAVNLSAALALEGKKVLLIDADPQANATTSLGFHRDTYEYNIYHVMLGTKELSEIILDSEIENLKVAPSNIGLVGIEKEFYKNTKERELVLKRKIDPIKKDFDYIIIDSPPALGPITINTLSASSSVLIPIQCEFFALEGLAQLLNTIKLVKQTINQSLQIRGFLPTMYSAQNNLSKQVFADLAQHFENKLFKVDDNSYVVIPRNVKLAESPSFGKPIMLYDTNSSGTKAYTNLARAIAG is encoded by the coding sequence ATGACAGAAATTATTTCAATAGCTAATCAAAAAGGTGGAGTAGGTAAAACTACTACAGCTGTAAACTTAAGCGCAGCACTTGCCTTAGAAGGTAAAAAAGTCTTATTAATTGATGCAGATCCTCAAGCAAATGCAACTACATCTTTAGGATTTCATAGAGATACTTATGAATATAACATTTATCATGTAATGTTAGGAACAAAAGAATTAAGTGAAATTATTTTAGATTCAGAGATTGAGAATCTAAAAGTTGCACCTTCAAATATTGGACTTGTAGGTATAGAAAAAGAGTTCTATAAAAATACTAAAGAGAGAGAATTAGTATTAAAAAGAAAAATTGATCCAATAAAAAAAGATTTTGATTATATTATAATAGATTCGCCTCCAGCACTTGGACCAATCACAATAAATACTTTAAGTGCATCATCATCAGTATTAATTCCAATTCAATGTGAGTTTTTTGCACTAGAAGGTTTAGCACAGTTATTAAATACTATAAAATTAGTAAAACAAACAATAAATCAATCTTTACAAATTAGAGGTTTTTTACCTACAATGTATAGTGCACAAAATAATCTTTCAAAACAAGTATTTGCAGATTTAGCACAACATTTTGAAAATAAATTATTTAAAGTTGATGATAATTCATATGTAGTTATTCCAAGAAATGTAAAATTAGCAGAAAGTCCAAGTTTTGGTAAACCAATTATGCTTTATGATACAAATTCAAGTGGAACAAAAGCTTATACAAATTTAGCAAGAGCAATTGCAGGATAA
- a CDS encoding biotin--[acetyl-CoA-carboxylase] ligase → MKIIRLNEVNSTHTYLKEYIQTNGYVEPLCIVTDYQTNGIGSRGNSWTGKKGNLFFSFVISIDELPEDLPLQTISIYVSYILKSILKNLGSNVWIKWPNDFYINNKKIGGTITNMSKNLVYCGIGLNLLEVEEDFGKLDIKVDIDNLLQNYFLELEKKISWKQIFSDFKIEFQLSKKFQTTIDNQKVSLEHAILNEDGSIQVNNKKVFSLR, encoded by the coding sequence ATGAAAATTATAAGATTAAATGAAGTTAATTCAACTCACACATATTTAAAAGAATATATTCAAACTAATGGTTATGTTGAACCATTATGTATTGTAACTGATTATCAAACAAATGGAATAGGAAGTCGTGGAAATTCTTGGACTGGGAAAAAAGGTAACCTTTTTTTCTCTTTTGTTATTTCAATAGATGAACTACCAGAGGATTTGCCTCTACAAACAATTTCCATTTATGTTTCATATATATTAAAATCTATTTTAAAAAATTTAGGTTCTAATGTATGGATTAAATGGCCAAATGATTTTTATATTAATAATAAAAAAATTGGTGGAACAATTACTAATATGTCAAAGAATTTAGTCTATTGTGGAATAGGGTTAAATTTGTTAGAAGTAGAAGAAGATTTTGGAAAACTCGATATAAAAGTAGATATAGATAATTTGTTACAAAATTATTTTTTAGAGTTAGAAAAAAAGATTTCATGGAAGCAAATATTTAGTGATTTTAAGATAGAATTTCAACTTAGCAAAAAGTTCCAAACGACCATAGATAATCAAAAAGTTTCATTAGAACACGCGATATTAAATGAAGATGGTTCAATTCAAGTAAACAATAAAAAGGTATTTAGTTTAAGATGA
- a CDS encoding AEC family transporter, with protein MLDPVLPIAIYLAIGYLFKVFLHDNSKQLIEFIIYFSLPSIVFSKIYPLILDQRIVGLILMFMCFILFNLTLAYLVGKLMRLNRTYFATFMIMATFGNTSFIGFSYIDAFYGQDYIVYGLIYDIFGSFLLLVSVGMFIITWGNGKKNSVKSISKSIFLFPPAIMFFVTLVAKNFEIPNFLLLTTQTLGSTLVPLAMIAIGMKLELKNIFARLHIVSVAMILKMIVVPIIILIGFKYFYGIDQTWVKVTIIEVAMPPMTMATVLAIKGGLDEKIAINSLVLGVLLSLFTITMYTTYLA; from the coding sequence ATGTTAGATCCCGTTTTACCTATTGCAATATATTTAGCTATAGGATATTTATTTAAAGTATTTTTGCATGATAATTCGAAACAATTAATAGAATTTATCATCTACTTTTCACTTCCCTCAATTGTTTTTTCAAAAATTTATCCTTTAATTCTTGACCAAAGAATTGTTGGATTAATTTTAATGTTTATGTGTTTTATTTTATTCAACCTAACATTAGCATATCTTGTAGGTAAATTAATGAGATTAAATAGAACATATTTTGCTACATTTATGATTATGGCAACATTTGGGAATACATCATTTATAGGATTTTCATATATAGATGCATTTTATGGACAAGATTATATTGTGTATGGACTAATTTATGATATTTTTGGTTCATTTCTACTTTTAGTTTCAGTTGGTATGTTTATTATTACGTGGGGAAATGGCAAAAAAAACAGTGTGAAATCTATTTCAAAATCAATTTTCTTATTCCCACCTGCAATTATGTTTTTTGTTACACTTGTTGCAAAAAATTTTGAAATACCAAACTTTTTATTGTTGACTACTCAAACACTTGGTTCAACTTTAGTGCCACTTGCTATGATTGCTATTGGTATGAAATTAGAACTAAAGAATATTTTTGCAAGATTACATATAGTTTCAGTTGCAATGATTTTAAAAATGATTGTTGTGCCAATAATTATATTAATTGGATTCAAATACTTCTATGGAATAGACCAAACTTGGGTAAAAGTAACTATAATTGAAGTTGCAATGCCACCTATGACTATGGCAACAGTTTTAGCTATAAAAGGTGGTTTAGATGAGAAAATTGCAATTAATTCTCTTGTATTAGGTGTTTTATTAAGTCTATTTACAATAACAATGTATACTACATATTTAGCGTAA